Proteins from one Sphingopyxis terrae subsp. terrae NBRC 15098 genomic window:
- a CDS encoding Fur family transcriptional regulator, with amino-acid sequence MGKHEHAHIEASGASLANAAQDALEKAGEAWTDMRAQIFDAVAEIGKPASAYEIADIVSQKRGKRVAPNSVYRILDLFVANNLVRRVESANAFVANSHPGCLHDCIFLICDSCGNAVHVDNDKLSDGVRAAAAATGFAAERPVIEVRGKCAECQ; translated from the coding sequence ATGGGCAAGCACGAACATGCGCATATCGAGGCCAGCGGCGCCTCGCTCGCCAATGCGGCGCAGGACGCGCTCGAAAAGGCCGGCGAAGCGTGGACCGACATGCGCGCGCAGATTTTCGATGCGGTCGCCGAAATTGGCAAGCCAGCGAGCGCCTATGAAATCGCCGACATCGTCTCGCAAAAACGCGGCAAGCGGGTCGCGCCCAACAGCGTCTATCGTATCCTCGACCTGTTCGTTGCCAACAATCTCGTCCGCCGGGTCGAAAGCGCCAATGCCTTTGTAGCCAACAGCCATCCCGGCTGCCTGCACGACTGCATCTTCCTGATCTGCGACAGCTGCGGCAATGCCGTCCATGTCGATAATGACAAGCTGTCCGACGGCGTGCGCGCTGCCGCCGCCGCGACCGGATTTGCCGCCGAGCGCCCGGTGATCGAGGTGCGCGGCAAATGCGCCGAGTGCCAATAG
- a CDS encoding fumarate hydratase, translating into MNTVIIREDDLIETVADALQYISYFHPMDYIRALGAAYEREVSPAAKDAMAQILSNSRMCAEGHRPICQDTGIVTVFVKWGMDCRLDSPRSLQQVVDEGVRRAYLHPDNKLRASILADPAFSRVNTKDNTPSVLNVEMVPGDKVHIDVAAKGGGSENKSKFKMMNPSDSIVDWVLEMVPQMGAGWCPPGMLGIGIGGTAEKAMLLAKQSLMDPIDMTELLARGPSNPTEELRIELYEKVNALGIGAQGLGGLATVLDIKIKDWPTHAASKPVAMIPNCAATRHAHVTLDGSGPAYLEKPVLADYPQIDWAPDSAAKRVDLDTLTPEVVASWKQGDRILLNGKMLTGRDAAHKRIADMLAKGEELPVEFKGRVIYYVGPVDPVGEEIVGPAGPTTATRMDKFMDMMLDQGLLACVGKAERGPAATQAIAKHKSAYLMAVGGAAYLVARAIKGSKVVGFADLGMEAIYEFEVKDFPVTVAVDSEGQNVHVNAPKIWQKRIKDEGLLEKA; encoded by the coding sequence ATGAACACCGTCATCATCCGCGAGGACGACCTCATCGAAACCGTCGCCGACGCGCTCCAGTACATCAGCTATTTTCACCCGATGGACTATATCCGCGCCCTGGGCGCTGCCTATGAGCGCGAAGTTTCGCCCGCTGCGAAAGACGCGATGGCGCAGATCCTCTCGAACAGCCGCATGTGCGCCGAGGGGCACCGCCCTATCTGCCAGGACACGGGCATCGTCACCGTGTTCGTCAAATGGGGCATGGACTGCCGCCTCGACAGCCCCCGCAGCCTGCAGCAGGTCGTCGACGAAGGGGTCCGCCGTGCCTATCTCCACCCCGACAACAAGCTGCGCGCCTCGATCCTCGCCGACCCGGCGTTCAGCCGCGTCAATACCAAGGACAACACGCCGTCGGTGCTGAATGTCGAAATGGTCCCCGGCGACAAGGTGCATATCGACGTCGCGGCGAAGGGCGGCGGCAGCGAGAACAAGTCGAAGTTCAAGATGATGAACCCGTCGGATTCGATCGTCGACTGGGTGCTCGAAATGGTGCCCCAGATGGGCGCCGGCTGGTGCCCCCCCGGCATGCTCGGCATCGGCATCGGCGGCACTGCCGAAAAGGCGATGCTGCTGGCCAAACAGTCGCTGATGGACCCGATCGACATGACCGAATTGCTCGCGCGCGGGCCGAGCAATCCGACCGAGGAACTGCGCATCGAGCTGTATGAAAAGGTCAATGCGCTCGGCATCGGCGCGCAGGGGCTTGGCGGCCTCGCGACCGTGCTCGACATCAAGATCAAGGATTGGCCGACCCACGCCGCGTCTAAGCCGGTCGCCATGATCCCCAATTGCGCCGCGACCCGCCACGCGCATGTCACGCTTGATGGCAGCGGCCCCGCCTATCTCGAAAAGCCGGTGCTCGCCGACTATCCGCAGATCGACTGGGCTCCCGACAGCGCCGCGAAACGCGTCGACCTTGACACGCTGACGCCCGAAGTCGTTGCCAGCTGGAAACAGGGCGACCGCATCCTTCTCAATGGCAAGATGCTCACCGGCCGCGATGCCGCGCACAAGCGCATCGCCGACATGCTCGCCAAGGGCGAAGAGCTGCCCGTCGAATTCAAGGGCCGCGTCATCTATTATGTCGGCCCGGTCGATCCGGTGGGCGAAGAAATCGTCGGCCCCGCCGGCCCCACCACCGCGACGCGCATGGACAAATTCATGGACATGATGCTCGATCAGGGGCTGCTCGCCTGCGTCGGCAAGGCCGAACGCGGCCCCGCCGCGACGCAGGCGATCGCCAAGCACAAGAGCGCCTATCTGATGGCGGTCGGAGGCGCAGCCTATCTCGTGGCGCGCGCGATCAAGGGCAGCAAGGTCGTCGGCTTCGCCGACCTCGGCATGGAGGCGATCTACGAATTCGAGGTCAAGGACTTCCCCGTCACCGTCGCGGTCGACAGCGAAGGCCAGAATGTCCACGTCAACGCGCCGAAAATCTGGCAAAAGCGGATCAAGGACGAAGGGCTGCTCGAGAAAGCCTAA
- a CDS encoding M20/M25/M40 family metallo-hydrolase, which produces MDFRELDRLDRRALLRGTAMLGAGAMMIRPLPTLAASGPMAAIRKAAEAGKEASVKRLRDWIALPSIAAENRNMAEGAAYTAELARDAGFSNVEIIPTDGQPGVFGTIDVGAPRTLGIYFMYDVKQFDPAEWSSPPLEGKMVDKPGFGLSIVGRGAVNQKGPEATFLAALHAIRAAKAKLPVNIVLICEGEEEIGSPHFRQVATKPNVLAALKKCDGIFIPFASQDKTGAVDVNLGSKGIIELELIASGEKWGRGPQGDVHSSLKAMLDSPAWRLVQALQTLVTPDGNTPAIEGWFENVRPLTEREKMLIREAAKGADEAAEKQALGVNVWIDNLKYDDALIRLAQEPTVNIEGLVAGYTGPGGKTILPGRAVAKLDLRLVPNQTRAEAEKKLRAHLDKHGFTDVEMNVSGGYDPTEVAEDSRLVRTELATYKALGVKANINARLAGSWPGATFTAPPVSIPAAHFGIGHGSGAHAPNEYYLIDSTNPKVAGMVDATMGFAEFLYTLAAIK; this is translated from the coding sequence ATGGATTTCCGGGAGCTTGACCGATTGGACCGCCGCGCATTGCTGCGCGGCACTGCGATGCTGGGCGCGGGTGCGATGATGATACGGCCGCTGCCGACGCTCGCCGCAAGCGGCCCGATGGCAGCGATCCGCAAGGCGGCCGAGGCCGGCAAGGAGGCGTCGGTCAAGCGGCTGCGCGACTGGATCGCCCTGCCCTCGATCGCGGCTGAAAATCGCAACATGGCCGAAGGTGCGGCCTATACGGCCGAACTTGCGAGGGACGCGGGCTTTTCAAATGTCGAGATCATTCCGACCGACGGCCAGCCTGGGGTGTTCGGTACCATCGATGTCGGCGCGCCGCGCACCCTTGGCATCTATTTCATGTACGATGTGAAACAGTTCGACCCTGCCGAATGGTCGTCGCCGCCGCTCGAAGGCAAGATGGTCGACAAGCCGGGCTTTGGTCTGTCGATCGTCGGGCGCGGCGCGGTGAACCAGAAGGGGCCCGAGGCGACCTTCCTCGCGGCGCTTCACGCGATCCGCGCTGCCAAGGCGAAATTGCCCGTCAACATCGTCCTGATCTGCGAGGGCGAGGAGGAGATCGGATCGCCACATTTCCGCCAGGTCGCAACCAAACCGAACGTGCTCGCCGCGCTCAAGAAATGCGACGGCATTTTCATCCCCTTCGCCTCGCAGGACAAGACCGGCGCAGTCGATGTCAATCTGGGGTCGAAGGGCATCATCGAACTTGAACTGATCGCCAGCGGTGAAAAATGGGGCCGGGGCCCCCAGGGCGACGTTCATTCCAGCCTGAAGGCGATGCTCGATTCGCCGGCGTGGCGGTTGGTGCAGGCGCTCCAGACGCTCGTCACGCCCGACGGTAACACGCCGGCGATCGAGGGCTGGTTCGAAAATGTCCGTCCGCTTACCGAGCGCGAAAAGATGCTGATCCGCGAAGCCGCAAAGGGCGCTGACGAGGCGGCCGAAAAGCAGGCGCTCGGCGTCAATGTCTGGATCGACAACCTCAAATATGACGATGCGCTGATCCGGCTCGCGCAGGAACCGACGGTCAATATCGAAGGGTTGGTCGCGGGCTACACCGGTCCCGGCGGCAAGACGATCCTTCCCGGCCGCGCGGTGGCGAAGCTCGACCTGCGCCTCGTCCCTAACCAGACGCGCGCCGAGGCCGAAAAGAAGCTGCGCGCCCACCTCGACAAGCATGGCTTCACCGATGTCGAGATGAACGTGTCGGGCGGTTACGATCCGACCGAAGTCGCCGAGGACAGCCGCCTCGTCCGTACCGAGCTTGCCACCTACAAGGCGCTGGGCGTCAAGGCGAACATCAACGCGCGTCTGGCGGGAAGCTGGCCGGGCGCGACCTTCACCGCGCCGCCCGTGTCGATCCCCGCCGCCCATTTCGGCATTGGCCACGGGTCGGGCGCGCACGCGCCGAACGAATATTATCTGATCGATTCGACCAATCCCAAGGTCGCGGGCATGGTCGATGCGACGATGGGTTTCGCCGAATTTCTCTATACTCTCGCCGCGATCAAATGA